The DNA sequence CTGCTTTCAGCTTTCTTCTTATCTACTCCGGCTATTTCCAACGGAAACTTAATGTTATCTACAACAGTTCGCGACCAAAGCAAGTTGAAATGTTGGAATATCATACTTACCTTTTGTCGTTTCTGTCTAAGCTGCGCCTTGCTGAGTTGTCCTAATTCATCTCCATCTATGATGACTTCTCCTGATGTAGGTTCCTCTAAATAATTTAAAATTCTGACAAGTGTACTTTTACCGGCACCTGAAAACCCGATGACACCGTATATGACACCTTCTGCCACATCTAAATCGACATGATCAACTGCCAGCACATCTTGGTGTTTCGTCTTATACCTTTTGACGATTTGTTTCAGTTGAATCACTTGTTTCTCCCCTTTCCTTACTTTACCTGCAAAATTAAAAATGCTTTCTCTTATCGCTGCTGTAAGCAAAAAAGAGAAAGCAATTTAAAATTTCTTTCTCTCATCTTCAAAAGCAGTTCAACTTTTTGTGAATTGGCACCATTTCTTTAAAAGACGGTTGCCGGGTTTCAACGGGCACATCCCTCCACCTCTCTTGATAAGAGATAACTATTTAATTGATATTAATCCTACCACTTCACTCGGTAGGCGTCAATAACTATTTTAAATTTTCTAATAAATAAGGAACAGATTGAAATGCATAAATGCGTTTTAGTTCCTCATCTTTAGACATCACCATCAAAACAGGAACAGATTGAATTTGATATTGTTCGCTGAAATCTGCATGGAAGTTTAAATCTGCCTTAACAATCGGCAAGTCTAAAATCTCATTTGCAATATCCAGCATGCGTTCAGACACTTTGCATGTTCCGCACATCGGTGTGTAGCCGAATATCAAATGTTTATCTTGATCAAAGTTTTGTGTGATATCTGCAATATGCTGCTTAGAACTCATCTATATACTAATCCTTTCACAGGTGCTTCACCTTTTACCATAAATCCATAATTTCTAAGCACTCTGGCAAGATATGGGCGTGGACAGCGAGCCACCTCGCAATATGTTTTATCTACAAAAATATGCTCGCTCTCAGAAAGATAATGTTTAAACCATTGACGAATCCGTCTGCCTTCCTTATCCGCATCAACAAGAATATAAACCGGACGCTCATATAATGTTTCGATCATATCATCTAATTTATCGATTCCCATCGTACCATGTGTACAAATAATCTGTACTGGTTCATCAATGACCTCTTGAACACGCTTCTTATCTGTCTTACCTTCAACAACGATTACTTTATCTAACAATGCCATATTCACTACACTCCAATACTCTCGTGATATCATTGCATAATAACTTGCAAACGTAAGTGCTTAGGTTCTTACCAATATTATATTGTTTTGTGAGCTGCTAACTCAATTGTAACGCAAGCGCCTTTTAAATTACACGCAACTTGTTTTATGTACAAACAAGCCCTTTTAATTTATGTAATAATTCTGCTGTTAAGCACTTGCACTTTACCTTCATAGTTACTTATAGCCCGTTAAATAAAAAAATAACTCCAAAATACAAAGTATCTTGGAGTTACGACGAATCGTCAATTATTCACCGATCATTTCTTTATATTGATCTGCTGATAATAATTCATCTAATTGGCTTTCGTCATTTAATTTAACTTTAACCATCCATGCTTTTTCGTATGGTGATTCATTAACAAATTCTGGGCTGTCTTCTAATTCTTCGTTAACTTCGACTACAGTTCCTGAAACTGGAGCGTATAATTCAGAAACAGTTTTAACTGATTCAACGCTTCCGAAAGATTCGCCCTCTTCGATATCATCGTCAGCTTCTGGTAATTCAACGAATACGATATCACCAAGTTCTCCTTGAGCGTATTCAGTAATACCGATTGTTACTGTATCGTCCTCAACTTTTACCCATTCATGTTCTTTTGAATATTTTAATTCCTCTGGCACTGCCACACGAATCCCCTCCTATTTTATAAATGAATACTCTTTAATGATGCCATATGAAACCTTTTCATTCAACTATTTATAGACATCTTGTAGTTTTTTAATCTTTAGAGTTAATTTAATAATTAGCAATCTGTTGTTGCTGTTGGGCTTTTAACTTAATTTACCCAAGTATCTTTGTATTCTTGCTCTTTAAAACCTAATGTAATTTTATTGCCAGACACAGCAAGCGGACGTTTGACTAACATACCGTCAGAAGCCAATAAATCTAGTTTTTCATCATCAGACAAACTGTCTAATCTATCTTTCAGACCAAGTTCGCGGTATTTTCCTCCGCGTTTGTTAAATAACTTATCAAGCTCAACACCCGTTTTATCAATAATGTCTTGCAGCTCTCTTTTATTCGGGTTTAGTTCTACAATATCAATCGGTTCATAACTTACACCATATTCATCTAAAAATTTTGCAGCTTTTTTACAAGTCGTACAGTTGTGGTACTGATAGAATCTAATCATCTTTTGACCTCCTTTAACTAATTATTTCTAATATAGCAAATTTTCATAAAGAACGCTTTAAATTATAGGTATATTTTTTTAATCTTACGCACAAATTGGTTATAATAATGTTAGTAGTATCAGAAAAAAGGAGAGAAATTTAAATGGAATCGATTAAAACACGTCAAGATTTCGATAATATCATTCAAAGCAATGAACCAGTTATCATTAAATTCGAAGCTGGCTGGTGCCCTGATTGCCGTGCTATGGATATGTGGATTGACCCGATTGTTGAAAAATACAACGACTATAAATGGTATACAGTAAACCGCGACGAATTAGAAGATGTTGCACAAGATTACGAAGTCATGGGTATTCCTAGCTTGCTTGTATTCAAAGATGGAAAAAAAACTGCACACTTGCATTCAGCAAATGCTAA is a window from the Staphylococcus sp. IVB6181 genome containing:
- a CDS encoding thioredoxin family protein, which encodes MSSKQHIADITQNFDQDKHLIFGYTPMCGTCKVSERMLDIANEILDLPIVKADLNFHADFSEQYQIQSVPVLMVMSKDEELKRIYAFQSVPYLLENLK
- a CDS encoding toprim domain-containing protein, with protein sequence MALLDKVIVVEGKTDKKRVQEVIDEPVQIICTHGTMGIDKLDDMIETLYERPVYILVDADKEGRRIRQWFKHYLSESEHIFVDKTYCEVARCPRPYLARVLRNYGFMVKGEAPVKGLVYR
- the gcvH gene encoding glycine cleavage system protein GcvH translates to MAVPEELKYSKEHEWVKVEDDTVTIGITEYAQGELGDIVFVELPEADDDIEEGESFGSVESVKTVSELYAPVSGTVVEVNEELEDSPEFVNESPYEKAWMVKVKLNDESQLDELLSADQYKEMIGE
- a CDS encoding arsenate reductase family protein; translation: MIRFYQYHNCTTCKKAAKFLDEYGVSYEPIDIVELNPNKRELQDIIDKTGVELDKLFNKRGGKYRELGLKDRLDSLSDDEKLDLLASDGMLVKRPLAVSGNKITLGFKEQEYKDTWVN
- a CDS encoding thioredoxin family protein, translated to MESIKTRQDFDNIIQSNEPVIIKFEAGWCPDCRAMDMWIDPIVEKYNDYKWYTVNRDELEDVAQDYEVMGIPSLLVFKDGKKTAHLHSANAKSPEQVEDFLSQTFNK